One region of Wyeomyia smithii strain HCP4-BCI-WySm-NY-G18 chromosome 3, ASM2978416v1, whole genome shotgun sequence genomic DNA includes:
- the LOC129731826 gene encoding uncharacterized protein LOC129731826: MAFVTCSLLALLLTINIFGASACNDGYELIIHKIENCAGSNQVITIDPKSTASLTKDCKVISKSMVKTVGFTSAKMTVLVSKNGLPVVSEKIDLCESMADSKNNKDAAEIMTMFGVPDKCPVEAGEIKTDESQAYSLEKYKDDLMVAEGKITVDSKILHDNGESCFKINMEVKKAGSLMG; encoded by the exons ATGGCGTTCGTCACCTGCAGTTTACTTGCTTTACTTTTGACAATCAATATTTTCGGGGCTAGCGCTTGT AACGATGGCTACGAGTTGATTATTCATAAGATCGAAAACTGCGCCGGATCCAATCAGGTCATCACTATTGATCCCAAATCGACTGCTTCTTTGACCAAAGATTGTAAAGTCATTTCTAAGTCGATGGTGAAAACAGTCGGGTTCACAAGTGCTAAG ATGACCGTTCTGGTCTCGAAGAACGGACTGCCGGTGGTGAGCGAAAAGATCGACCTATGCGAAAGCATGGCGGACTCGAAAAACAACAAGGATGCGGCCGAGATCATGACGATGTTTGGCGTGCCGGATAAGTGTCCCGTGGAGGCAGGCGAAATCAAGACCGACGAGAGCCAGGCGTACAGTTTGGAGAAGTACAAAGACGATCTGATGGTGGCCGAGGGAAAAATCACGGTTGATTCGAAGATTCTCCATGACAAT GGTGAAAGCTGTTTCAAAATTAATATGGAAGTTAAAAAAGCAGGAAGCCTGATGGGATAA